A single genomic interval of Mucilaginibacter boryungensis harbors:
- a CDS encoding DEAD/DEAH box helicase: MIKEALEKLKIQALNPMQQAAIAAVKQADVILLSPTGSGKTLAFLLPLLGLLNPAIPTVQAIILVPSRELALQIEQVFRTIGSGFKVNCCYGGHPVKTELNNLSQPPAVLIGTPGRIAHHLRRGSFDTATIKTLILDEFDKALEFGFQEDMAFIIKQMPAINKRVLTSATQMDQIPAFTGINKPQTLDYLGNAASTPDLIQKVVIAEAADKLDALFALVCKIADKPTLIFCNHRDAVERISDLLYDRGLPHDIFHGGMEQDDRERALLKFRNGSHRILITTDLASRGLDIPEIEHVVHYQLPHNEEAFLHRNGRTARMHAKGTSYLLLTPDEKPSYLTTMPEVEQLPEKVKLPPLSPWATLYIAAGKKDKINKVDIVGLLLKKGGLDKEDLGLIEVLDNSAYAAVKRNKIERTVQLVKNEKIKGRKIRIDISR; the protein is encoded by the coding sequence ATGATAAAAGAAGCGCTCGAAAAATTAAAGATACAGGCCCTTAACCCTATGCAGCAGGCGGCCATTGCTGCGGTTAAACAGGCTGATGTTATTTTGCTTTCGCCTACGGGCTCGGGGAAAACGCTGGCGTTCCTGTTACCATTACTGGGATTGCTAAACCCTGCTATTCCTACTGTGCAGGCCATAATACTGGTACCCTCGCGCGAATTGGCTTTGCAGATAGAACAGGTGTTCCGCACCATTGGCAGCGGCTTTAAAGTGAACTGCTGCTATGGCGGCCACCCGGTTAAAACCGAACTGAACAACCTGTCGCAGCCGCCTGCTGTGTTAATTGGCACCCCCGGCCGTATTGCCCACCATCTGCGCCGTGGAAGTTTTGATACCGCCACTATTAAAACCCTGATACTGGATGAATTTGACAAGGCGCTTGAATTCGGTTTTCAGGAAGATATGGCCTTTATTATTAAACAAATGCCGGCCATTAATAAGCGGGTACTTACGTCGGCCACGCAAATGGACCAGATACCCGCCTTTACGGGGATAAATAAACCGCAAACACTTGATTACCTGGGCAACGCGGCATCAACTCCCGACCTAATACAGAAAGTAGTGATAGCTGAAGCCGCCGATAAACTGGACGCCCTGTTTGCCCTGGTATGTAAAATAGCCGATAAGCCCACCCTGATATTTTGCAACCACCGCGATGCCGTGGAACGCATTAGCGACCTGCTTTACGACCGCGGTCTGCCCCACGATATTTTCCATGGTGGTATGGAACAGGACGACCGCGAGCGGGCACTACTGAAATTCAGAAATGGCAGTCACCGGATATTAATTACAACCGACCTGGCATCGCGCGGGTTGGATATCCCCGAAATTGAGCACGTGGTGCACTACCAGTTACCGCATAACGAGGAAGCTTTTTTACACCGCAACGGACGCACGGCGCGCATGCATGCCAAAGGCACATCGTACTTATTACTAACGCCCGATGAAAAACCATCGTATTTAACCACGATGCCGGAAGTTGAACAACTGCCTGAAAAAGTGAAGCTGCCACCGCTTTCGCCCTGGGCCACGCTGTATATCGCAGCCGGCAAAAAGGACAAGATAAACAAGGTTGATATTGTTGGTCTGCTGCTAAAAAAGGGGGGACTGGACAAAGAAGACCTTGGCCTGATAGAAGTGCTGGATAATTCGGCTTATGCGGCTGTGAAGCGCAACAAAATTGAGCGTACCGTACAATTAGTTAAAAACGAAAAAATAAAAGGCCGGAAGATCAGGATAGATATTTCCCGTTAA
- a CDS encoding family 43 glycosylhydrolase gives MKIKIIILLISLCPALPAMAQTTDTLNAPPPVLNGLYADPNIAVFGNKFYIYPTTDGTKGWLSTSFTCWSSNNLVNWKNEGVILDLPHDLTWAAERAWAPTIARKNNKYYYYYSANVNIGVAVADKPTGPFKDPLGKPLIPKGTKRGQMIDPMVFVDDDGTAYLYFGQGQCNIVKLNDDMVSCDTSKIISFKPQGYNEGPFMIKRKEVYYLMWSEYDTRDPRYSIAYATSSSPTGPFKKAVGYPVLKGKGVVKGAGHHSVVQVPGKDEWYIAYHRFKIPGGDGYNRETCISPMRFDAQGNIMPVDVFEKVKPVKVKK, from the coding sequence TTGAAAATTAAAATAATTATCCTGTTAATAAGCTTGTGTCCTGCATTACCGGCAATGGCGCAGACAACCGATACGCTTAATGCGCCTCCTCCAGTACTGAATGGTTTGTACGCCGACCCGAATATCGCGGTATTTGGCAACAAGTTTTATATCTACCCCACAACCGATGGTACTAAAGGATGGCTGTCTACCAGTTTTACTTGTTGGTCGTCGAACAATCTGGTGAATTGGAAAAACGAAGGGGTAATACTCGACCTGCCGCACGACCTTACCTGGGCTGCCGAGCGCGCCTGGGCGCCGACCATCGCCCGCAAAAACAACAAATACTATTACTACTATTCGGCTAATGTAAATATTGGGGTGGCTGTGGCCGATAAGCCTACAGGGCCATTTAAAGACCCTTTGGGCAAACCGCTGATCCCTAAAGGTACCAAACGCGGCCAGATGATAGACCCCATGGTGTTTGTTGATGACGACGGTACAGCCTACCTATACTTCGGGCAGGGGCAATGCAATATTGTAAAACTGAACGATGATATGGTTAGCTGCGATACTTCGAAGATCATCTCTTTTAAGCCGCAGGGGTATAACGAAGGCCCGTTCATGATCAAACGCAAGGAAGTGTATTACCTGATGTGGTCGGAATATGATACCCGAGACCCACGCTATTCTATAGCATATGCTACATCCAGTTCGCCAACGGGGCCGTTTAAAAAAGCAGTAGGTTACCCGGTGTTGAAAGGTAAAGGTGTGGTAAAAGGGGCAGGGCACCACTCGGTAGTGCAGGTGCCCGGTAAAGATGAATGGTATATTGCCTATCACCGCTTTAAAATACCCGGTGGCGATGGCTACAACCGCGAAACCTGTATCTCGCCCATGCGTTTCGACGCGCAGGGGAATATTATGCCTGTGGATGTTTTTGAAAAGGTAAAACCGGTGAAGGTTAAGAAGTAG
- a CDS encoding serine hydrolase domain-containing protein has translation MILFKHFLIALLIIFTSLSSFAQNEKAEANIREVMKQYDAVGLSVAVVKNNKIIYTHSFGLKNIEHNTPLSDNDIFRIASISKSFSATSIMQLAAAGKLSLDEDFSKLIGFKVRNPKFPDKVITLKMVMSHTASLNDSQGYFSLDGINPDKGVNWAKCYNNYEPGTDYQYCNLDYNMIGTVIEKISGERFDQYVKHHVLDPLGLYAGYCVDSLDNSRFVTIYEYDAKTKQFTPDPGAYNPRREEIKNYVMGYSTPIFSPTGGMKISATDLAKYMMMHMNYGKYPGGNRIIEKKYSKIMQTKVTEKDGYGLAIRTVDDLIPGVTMKGHTGSAYGLFSGMFFQPDKKFGIVVITNGTSAPETDGFNALIKASINSLYNDFIK, from the coding sequence ATGATCCTATTTAAACATTTCCTTATCGCCTTATTGATAATATTTACTTCTTTAAGTTCCTTCGCCCAAAACGAAAAAGCCGAGGCTAATATCCGGGAGGTGATGAAACAATATGACGCAGTAGGTTTGTCGGTTGCGGTGGTGAAAAATAACAAGATCATTTATACCCATTCATTCGGGTTAAAAAATATAGAACATAACACACCGTTAAGCGACAACGATATTTTCCGCATCGCCTCTATCTCTAAATCTTTCTCGGCTACATCAATCATGCAATTGGCGGCCGCGGGCAAACTTTCGCTGGATGAGGATTTCAGCAAACTGATTGGCTTTAAAGTACGCAATCCTAAGTTCCCTGATAAGGTGATCACTTTAAAAATGGTAATGTCGCACACGGCCAGTCTTAACGATAGCCAGGGTTACTTTAGTTTAGATGGCATAAACCCCGATAAAGGCGTAAACTGGGCAAAATGTTACAATAATTACGAACCCGGCACCGATTACCAATACTGCAACCTGGATTATAATATGATAGGTACTGTTATTGAAAAAATATCGGGCGAACGGTTTGATCAGTATGTGAAACACCATGTGCTTGATCCGCTGGGCTTGTATGCCGGTTACTGTGTCGACTCGCTGGATAACAGCCGTTTCGTTACCATATATGAATACGATGCTAAAACTAAACAGTTTACACCAGATCCGGGTGCTTATAACCCGCGACGCGAGGAAATTAAAAACTATGTGATGGGTTATAGTACCCCTATATTTTCTCCAACTGGCGGTATGAAAATATCAGCTACCGACTTGGCCAAATACATGATGATGCATATGAACTATGGTAAGTACCCGGGTGGTAACCGTATCATCGAAAAGAAATACTCGAAAATTATGCAAACTAAGGTTACCGAAAAAGACGGCTATGGCCTGGCTATCCGCACGGTAGATGATCTGATACCCGGCGTAACTATGAAAGGGCACACAGGCTCGGCATATGGGTTATTTAGCGGCATGTTTTTCCAGCCCGATAAAAAGTTTGGCATAGTGGTGATCACCAATGGTACCAGCGCCCCTGAAACTGATGGTTTTAACGCCTTAATTAAAGCAAGTATAAATAGTTTATATAACGATTTTATAAAGTAA
- a CDS encoding aldose epimerase family protein produces the protein MKLTKKLWGRHEGKDVYLFHLSNDKMEISVSNFGATITSIFVPDKNGSRDNIVLNYPDLSGYVNDNYYMGCTVGRFAGRIANARVEINEVVYPLAANDGGKNIHLHGGNKGFNKQVFDVASEKTTDDTASVTFNYRSPHLEEGYPGNLDVWVTFELTIDNYLNIRYQCLTDRDTHVNLTNHCYFNLSGNTKSALTHKLFINGDKYVVTDNNYIPTGELKPVTNTPYDFRNPHTIADSKPNGYYNECYVLNVDTGKPAAILSDDTTGRQVIVETDMPGLLFYSGDYLGGQFSKNSGLCLETQFFPDTPNHRDFPGSLLKAGEQWESCTQFTFKWVDVPLT, from the coding sequence ATGAAACTCACCAAAAAGCTTTGGGGCAGGCATGAGGGGAAGGATGTATACTTATTCCATTTATCGAATGATAAAATGGAGATCAGTGTAAGCAATTTCGGTGCTACGATAACGAGCATATTCGTGCCGGATAAAAATGGCAGTCGGGATAATATTGTTTTAAACTATCCCGACCTGTCAGGCTATGTAAACGATAATTATTACATGGGTTGTACCGTAGGCCGTTTTGCCGGTCGTATTGCCAACGCCCGGGTGGAAATTAATGAGGTAGTTTATCCCCTTGCCGCTAACGATGGTGGTAAAAACATTCATTTGCACGGTGGTAATAAAGGTTTCAATAAACAGGTTTTTGATGTTGCCTCCGAAAAAACCACAGATGATACCGCGTCTGTAACGTTTAATTATCGCAGTCCACATTTAGAGGAAGGTTATCCGGGTAATTTAGACGTATGGGTTACCTTTGAATTGACCATTGATAATTATTTAAACATACGATACCAGTGCCTTACCGATAGGGATACACATGTTAATTTAACTAATCACTGTTATTTTAATTTAAGTGGTAACACGAAAAGCGCACTAACCCATAAACTGTTTATTAACGGTGACAAATATGTAGTAACCGACAACAACTATATCCCCACAGGTGAACTGAAACCTGTTACGAATACGCCATACGATTTCAGGAACCCGCATACTATTGCTGATAGCAAACCTAATGGCTACTATAACGAGTGTTATGTACTTAATGTTGATACAGGGAAACCTGCCGCTATATTAAGTGATGATACTACCGGACGCCAGGTTATTGTTGAAACGGACATGCCCGGATTGCTTTTTTACAGCGGTGATTATCTTGGTGGTCAGTTTTCAAAAAATAGCGGCTTGTGCCTGGAAACTCAATTTTTCCCTGATACGCCAAACCACAGGGATTTTCCCGGTAGCCTACTTAAAGCAGGCGAACAATGGGAAAGCTGCACCCAATTTACATTTAAATGGGTTGACGTTCCCTTAACTTAG
- a CDS encoding isocitrate lyase/PEP mutase family protein, which produces MNSFQKFKQLHQSTKPFLLGNIWDVNSAKVFEANGYQAIGVSSQALSNAMGYDDGENLPFDVLLSVAKRVVQVVNIPFSVDMEGGYSRSIDGILENISKLHDAGVVGLNLEDTIPAATRELQPIAGFQKILVAVADYISRNNLQMFLNIRTDVFLLGMPTALSETLTRIKSYESLGADGIFVPCITNSADIASVVKATSLPINVMCMPNLPGFHALERLGVKRISMGPFLFNKVYQQAGQLAKTVMDDANFSSMFS; this is translated from the coding sequence ATGAACTCATTTCAAAAATTTAAACAGCTGCATCAAAGCACCAAACCTTTTCTTTTAGGAAATATCTGGGATGTAAACAGCGCTAAGGTATTTGAAGCTAATGGCTATCAGGCCATAGGCGTTTCCAGCCAGGCGCTATCAAACGCTATGGGTTATGACGATGGCGAAAACCTGCCGTTTGATGTATTGCTTAGCGTGGCTAAAAGAGTGGTACAGGTAGTTAACATTCCCTTTTCGGTAGATATGGAAGGTGGTTACAGCCGCAGTATTGATGGCATTTTAGAAAACATTAGCAAACTGCACGATGCGGGTGTGGTTGGCCTGAACCTGGAAGATACCATCCCTGCTGCAACCCGTGAATTACAACCAATTGCGGGGTTTCAAAAAATACTTGTGGCTGTGGCCGATTATATCAGCCGGAATAACCTGCAAATGTTTTTAAATATCCGTACCGACGTTTTTCTGTTGGGAATGCCGACAGCGCTAAGCGAAACGCTTACCCGCATTAAAAGCTACGAAAGTTTGGGCGCCGACGGGATATTTGTGCCCTGCATTACCAATAGCGCCGATATTGCAAGTGTAGTTAAAGCCACCAGTCTGCCTATAAATGTAATGTGCATGCCCAATTTACCGGGCTTTCACGCCCTGGAACGATTAGGGGTAAAAAGGATAAGTATGGGGCCTTTTCTTTTCAACAAAGTATATCAGCAAGCCGGCCAACTGGCAAAAACAGTGATGGACGATGCCAATTTCTCATCAATGTTTTCCTGA
- a CDS encoding glycoside hydrolase family 127 protein, with translation MKRLICLAIFLSALSQNIFAQQANNQPNLANIATATGQGGGYGRLNDGQMPVNNNQRPNGRPVKYLDKQWVQYEWQQPIATRQIGLYWHNFNGSIRLPKAYRIEYWDGNAFVPVKHLSGAEIQNDKLSTVSFDEITTSKLRLEADSTDRQITPLQEWIVYQTEGSAGYAPVVIAGVDRDVMLNGKTYLSGRVRSATPVQSMVWTKVSGPGNVTFSDVNAKEGSATFSAPGNYQLSFTATNATTKSASTLKVKVCLPPPAKRLDVVYTRRYKIDSKLWNDRAKAMIVNWIPFCIDQCERTDLKEGEGGIDNFIEAAKALHGQPHGKHKGYVFSNAWVHQTVEAICEALMVDPQGDKEIIAAQEKMQRTLDKWIPIILAAQEPDGYLQTAYTLRDTSRWHDRWSPRESRGNHEGYTAGYFIESAINHYTLTEGKDKRLYNAAKKLADCWVANLGPGKKEWYDGHQEMEQALVRFGRFVNDQEGHQSHGDSYVKLAKFLLDSRKGGSEYDQSHVPVQQQYEAVGHAVRATYNYSGMADVAAETGDVDYQSAVMSIWDNLVNKKYYLTGGIGSGETSEGFGGNYSLGNGAYCESCSSCGLIFFEYKMNLAYHDAKYADLYEETMYNALLGSLDLDGKNFLYTNPLAAAEPRYQWHVCPCCVGNIPRTLLMMPTWTYVRGDNGLYVNLFVGSTIKVDKIAGTDVEMIQRTNYPWSGKVTMIVNPQQSKEFTVYIRVPNRTTSNLYTTVPQVNGLKSISVNGKPLTPKIVNGYAIVRRLWKKGDRIDLELPMEVQRVTADEKIAADRGKVALRYGPLLYNVETADNKDITKAISNQPLTLKWNNDFLHGIMTINGTWSDGSPLLAIPNYSRLNRVPTTPTPESEKPKYVEGAPVSTVWMNKNE, from the coding sequence ATGAAAAGACTGATCTGTTTAGCCATTTTCCTATCGGCTTTAAGCCAAAATATATTCGCCCAACAAGCAAATAATCAACCTAATCTTGCCAATATTGCTACTGCCACAGGGCAGGGGGGCGGCTACGGTAGATTGAATGATGGCCAAATGCCGGTAAATAATAACCAGCGCCCTAATGGCCGCCCGGTAAAATACCTGGACAAACAATGGGTACAGTACGAATGGCAACAGCCCATTGCAACCAGGCAAATTGGTCTTTATTGGCATAACTTTAATGGCAGCATCCGCTTGCCTAAAGCTTATCGTATTGAATATTGGGATGGTAACGCTTTTGTGCCGGTAAAACACTTATCAGGCGCAGAGATACAGAATGATAAATTAAGTACAGTTAGCTTTGACGAAATAACTACCAGCAAACTTAGGCTGGAAGCCGATTCAACCGACAGGCAAATAACCCCGTTGCAGGAATGGATCGTTTACCAAACAGAAGGCTCCGCTGGTTATGCGCCCGTAGTAATTGCGGGTGTAGACAGGGATGTGATGCTGAACGGCAAAACTTATTTAAGCGGGCGGGTGCGCTCTGCTACGCCGGTACAAAGTATGGTATGGACAAAAGTATCTGGCCCCGGTAACGTTACTTTTAGTGATGTGAATGCTAAGGAAGGCTCGGCCACATTTTCCGCCCCCGGCAATTACCAGCTAAGCTTTACCGCAACCAACGCTACTACCAAATCTGCATCAACATTAAAGGTAAAAGTATGCCTGCCGCCACCGGCTAAAAGGCTGGATGTGGTGTATACCCGTCGTTATAAAATTGATAGCAAATTATGGAACGACCGGGCCAAGGCCATGATCGTAAATTGGATACCTTTTTGTATTGACCAATGCGAACGTACCGACCTGAAAGAAGGCGAGGGGGGCATTGATAACTTTATTGAAGCTGCAAAAGCGTTACATGGCCAGCCACATGGCAAACATAAGGGCTATGTATTTAGCAACGCCTGGGTTCATCAAACAGTAGAGGCCATTTGCGAAGCTTTGATGGTTGACCCGCAAGGTGACAAAGAAATTATTGCCGCGCAGGAAAAAATGCAGCGCACGCTTGACAAGTGGATACCTATTATTTTAGCTGCGCAGGAACCGGACGGCTATTTGCAAACCGCTTATACCCTGCGAGATACCAGTCGCTGGCATGATAGATGGTCGCCACGCGAAAGCCGTGGGAATCACGAAGGATATACCGCGGGATACTTTATTGAATCAGCCATTAACCATTATACATTGACCGAAGGAAAGGACAAACGCCTGTACAATGCTGCTAAAAAACTGGCTGATTGCTGGGTAGCCAACCTTGGTCCGGGTAAAAAAGAGTGGTACGATGGTCATCAGGAGATGGAGCAGGCGCTGGTGCGTTTCGGTCGTTTTGTGAACGATCAGGAAGGGCACCAAAGTCACGGCGATAGCTATGTAAAGCTGGCCAAATTCCTGCTGGATAGCCGCAAGGGTGGTAGTGAATACGATCAAAGTCATGTGCCTGTACAACAGCAATATGAAGCGGTTGGGCATGCCGTGCGCGCCACATATAACTATTCGGGTATGGCCGATGTAGCCGCCGAGACGGGCGATGTGGATTACCAAAGCGCGGTAATGTCTATCTGGGATAATTTGGTAAATAAAAAATATTACTTAACAGGCGGCATCGGCAGCGGTGAAACATCTGAAGGATTTGGCGGTAACTACTCGTTAGGAAATGGCGCCTATTGCGAATCATGCTCAAGTTGCGGACTGATATTTTTTGAATATAAAATGAACCTGGCTTATCATGATGCCAAATATGCCGACCTCTACGAAGAAACGATGTACAACGCGCTGTTGGGTTCGCTTGATCTGGATGGTAAAAACTTTCTGTATACCAATCCATTGGCCGCTGCCGAACCGCGTTATCAATGGCATGTTTGTCCGTGCTGCGTGGGCAATATCCCGCGTACCTTGTTAATGATGCCGACCTGGACGTACGTACGTGGCGATAACGGTTTGTACGTGAACCTGTTTGTTGGTAGTACTATTAAGGTTGATAAAATTGCCGGTACTGATGTAGAGATGATCCAACGAACAAATTACCCTTGGAGCGGTAAAGTAACCATGATAGTAAACCCGCAGCAAAGCAAGGAATTTACCGTTTATATACGTGTGCCTAACCGTACCACCAGTAATTTGTATACTACTGTACCACAGGTTAATGGGTTGAAATCTATCAGTGTAAACGGAAAACCATTAACCCCTAAAATTGTGAATGGCTACGCGATTGTAAGGCGCCTTTGGAAAAAAGGTGACCGTATCGATCTGGAATTGCCCATGGAAGTGCAGCGTGTCACCGCCGATGAAAAAATTGCCGCTGACAGGGGCAAAGTGGCCCTGCGTTACGGCCCGCTGTTGTACAACGTGGAAACTGCCGATAATAAAGATATAACAAAAGCTATTAGTAACCAGCCGCTTACGTTGAAATGGAATAACGACTTTTTACACGGGATAATGACCATTAATGGTACCTGGAGCGATGGCTCGCCATTATTGGCCATTCCTAATTACAGCAGACTTAACCGGGTGCCAACCACACCGACACCCGAATCTGAAAAACCAAAATATGTAGAAGGTGCACCAGTCTCTACCGTTTGGATGAATAAAAACGAATAA
- a CDS encoding sodium:solute symporter family transporter, which translates to MHTISTADLLVFFIYFIIVSVYGYMIYRRKKTETNSSSHSFFLAEGSLTWWAIGASIIASNISAEQFIGMSGDGFFAGIAVAVYEWLGAAALIIVAVFFMPIYIKNKIYTMPQFLQDRYNSGVALVMSIFWLFLYVFINLTAILYLGTLAINTLLGGEYFHQILIGLAIFAVIIALGGMQVVGYTDVIQVAVLIIGGLAITYLSLTIVSDKFGFGQNALAGFKVLLKDSPDHFHLIFKKPLPTASVEKISKYLILPGFAMYAGGQWISNLNYWGCNQYITQRALGANLHTARTGILFASLLKILMPVIVMLPGIVAFVLYRHGHLPQLLNGSKDSAYSAMLSFLPSGLKGLSLAVLTAAIVASLAGKVNSIATIFTLDIYKKYMQSAAGERRMVWVGRAAIIVSLLTAILLTWHDTLGIGSAGGYTFVQKYSAFVSPGVLATFLLGMFWKRTTGTAAVVGIIAGFAASVFFNQFAITVFGPETWLYTAFKNPAGVYEIPFFISLSWSFLITFLLMIGISLFGQKTNGKAIQVDAGMFKLKPSSVMMIAVILLLLSAIYIRFW; encoded by the coding sequence ATGCACACGATCTCTACAGCCGACCTACTGGTGTTTTTCATTTATTTCATTATCGTATCGGTTTACGGGTATATGATATACCGGCGTAAAAAAACCGAGACCAACTCCAGTTCGCACAGCTTTTTCCTGGCCGAGGGTTCGCTTACCTGGTGGGCCATTGGCGCGTCTATTATTGCCTCCAATATATCGGCCGAACAATTTATAGGTATGAGCGGCGATGGCTTTTTCGCGGGGATAGCCGTAGCCGTGTACGAGTGGCTTGGCGCCGCGGCCCTGATCATTGTTGCGGTGTTTTTTATGCCTATCTACATCAAAAACAAAATATATACCATGCCGCAGTTTTTGCAGGACAGGTATAATAGTGGGGTGGCTTTGGTGATGTCTATCTTCTGGTTGTTTTTGTATGTGTTTATAAACCTTACGGCTATTTTGTACCTGGGTACTTTGGCTATTAACACTTTATTAGGCGGGGAGTATTTCCACCAGATATTAATTGGCCTGGCCATTTTCGCTGTAATTATAGCGCTTGGCGGCATGCAGGTGGTGGGCTATACCGATGTGATACAGGTAGCAGTACTGATTATAGGCGGACTGGCGATTACCTACCTTTCGCTTACCATTGTGAGCGATAAGTTTGGGTTCGGGCAGAATGCACTGGCGGGTTTTAAAGTACTGTTAAAAGATTCGCCCGATCACTTCCATCTCATCTTTAAAAAGCCGTTGCCAACCGCATCAGTCGAGAAAATAAGCAAGTACCTGATACTGCCCGGCTTTGCCATGTACGCCGGTGGCCAGTGGATAAGCAACCTTAATTATTGGGGCTGTAACCAATATATCACCCAGCGTGCTTTGGGCGCCAATTTACATACCGCGCGTACCGGTATCTTATTTGCCAGCTTGTTAAAAATACTGATGCCGGTAATAGTAATGCTGCCTGGCATAGTAGCCTTTGTGCTATACAGGCACGGGCATTTGCCGCAATTACTTAACGGAAGTAAAGACAGCGCTTATTCGGCCATGCTATCCTTTTTGCCGTCTGGATTAAAGGGCTTATCGTTAGCGGTGCTTACTGCTGCCATTGTAGCATCGTTAGCGGGTAAGGTGAATAGTATCGCTACCATTTTTACTTTAGATATCTACAAAAAGTACATGCAAAGCGCCGCCGGTGAACGCAGGATGGTTTGGGTTGGGCGCGCCGCTATTATTGTAAGCTTGCTTACCGCCATACTGCTAACCTGGCACGATACCCTGGGCATTGGCAGCGCGGGTGGGTATACCTTTGTACAAAAGTATTCGGCATTTGTTAGTCCGGGTGTGCTGGCTACATTTTTACTGGGTATGTTCTGGAAACGCACAACCGGGACGGCCGCTGTTGTAGGTATTATTGCGGGCTTTGCAGCATCGGTATTTTTTAACCAGTTTGCCATTACCGTTTTCGGCCCTGAAACATGGCTTTATACCGCGTTTAAAAACCCAGCCGGGGTTTACGAGATCCCTTTCTTTATCTCGTTGAGTTGGTCGTTTTTGATAACCTTCCTGTTAATGATAGGCATCAGCCTGTTCGGACAAAAAACAAATGGCAAGGCCATACAGGTTGATGCAGGTATGTTTAAACTAAAACCATCATCGGTGATGATGATAGCGGTAATATTGTTATTGCTTTCGGCTATTTATATCAGGTTCTGGTAA
- a CDS encoding DUF1456 family protein yields MSNNDIMKKLRVAMKFTDDDIIKVLDLANFRVTKTEISAIFRADDHPNFKPCGDQILRNFLNGLIIYTRGPKGPPPAAKV; encoded by the coding sequence ATGAGCAATAACGACATCATGAAAAAGCTGCGGGTAGCTATGAAGTTTACCGATGATGATATTATTAAAGTGTTAGACCTGGCCAACTTCAGGGTAACCAAGACCGAGATCAGCGCCATTTTCCGTGCTGATGACCATCCCAACTTTAAGCCCTGCGGCGACCAGATACTGCGTAACTTTTTAAACGGCCTGATTATTTACACCCGCGGCCCAAAAGGCCCGCCACCTGCGGCTAAGGTGTAG
- a CDS encoding YybH family protein — protein sequence MNLPKRAEDAHTALAAAYNTGDVATVMNMYDVTGIIVAGPGEPVSGKAAFEEAVKAILAIKGKMEIKTVYCLQTGNIAVGRSEWSITDGSEVKISAKGIEVMKQQADGTWKIAIDHAFGGEASLIAS from the coding sequence ATGAACCTACCAAAAAGGGCCGAAGATGCCCACACCGCACTTGCAGCTGCCTACAACACCGGCGATGTTGCCACCGTAATGAACATGTATGATGTTACCGGTATTATTGTAGCCGGGCCGGGCGAACCGGTATCGGGCAAGGCGGCGTTTGAAGAAGCAGTAAAAGCCATATTAGCTATTAAAGGCAAAATGGAAATAAAAACAGTTTATTGCCTGCAAACCGGCAACATTGCCGTAGGCCGGTCTGAATGGAGCATTACCGATGGCAGCGAAGTAAAAATAAGCGCCAAAGGTATTGAAGTAATGAAGCAACAGGCAGATGGCACCTGGAAGATTGCTATAGACCATGCATTTGGCGGTGAAGCCAGCCTGATAGCATCCTGA